CCTTTTGTACAATAATTGCTCAAAATTTGagaaaaatataacatataaataaataaaaatataaatagcgTATATGATGAGTTGTCGGATTGCTTTTTCTTTTCGTATCCTACTGGGCTAAAACTCTGTTTGGGTTGATCTTTAGTGCTCCTGTTTGGAGCCCATTAACCTTTCTACCTCGCACCTGTTTGGAGTCCattactaaaaataattattaaaaaaatataacacaaTAAAACCTAATTAAGTTAAGTTTTATTTGCATGTAGATGATTAGGAAAACCTTAATATTTTACTTGTATGCAAATGAAACTAAAGGTCTAGCTTGATTAGACCTAAACTAAAGAGCATTTACATATGTACttacatttattttactttaataaatatttctaacaaattttatttgtgCAATTTATAAAACGTTAGCtcaaaaacattaaatataagCATATAATCCAATTAAGCTTCAAAAAGTAATCCAAAATGAATTGTTTGCCATCATCATATTTATTATACGAGAAattatttaacgtgcataaaaaaacctgtacattccatattaaaagttcgtcctctgattttcatggtaactgtacaaacaatttatgcaccttaaacacagccctaaggactgtatttagcaaatCCCTTATTATATTTCTAAGATGCtagttaaataaattttatgatcgacattaattaaaaattaaatttaaaaacacttgACATTACTTAAAATGAATGAATGCTAGAAAACGGCCAATCAGAGATTATCTTGACCAAGTCAACATCCAACTTCTTCAAATAGTACAACCGATAAAGCTAATGGTACAAACTTCTAAAGCATAACATTTGAAAAAACTACTTgagtgaaagaaaaataaccgtCCCACTATTTACCCCCACGTCCCCTGAATTCCCTCCAAAACATGAACTCCCAACTCATTATAAACCCACAATCAGCCATCGCCAAAAGTTTAACCCCTTATTCTTCTTCTCTCGCAAAAAAATGGCTTCATTTTCACCTattttcttcttgttcttgGCTGTTTTTACTTTCACAAGCGTTGTCTCCACTGAAGAATACCAAGTTGGTGGTGTTGTCGGCTGGCGTATCCCAGCCACCAACGAGTCCGAACTCTACACTGTTTGGGCTTCTCGACGTCGCTTCCACATTGGCGATTCCCTCCGTAAGTTCATCGATCATATAATTTTTCTTCCCTTTCCATAAATGGTTTAGCAAACTGCATCTTAGGTATCTTATATCTATCATGGctaattaaaaagaatttatatCTACAAGTGTAACGCTTTTAAATACATGTTGCCTTTTTATTATTGCACCTAAATAGGTCCAACACACTTTGTTTAACGTgtcatgttatatatatattttttgtgtttggTTTTATTTCTCGTAATAGGATTTGCTTACAAAAATGATTCGGTTGTGGTGGTTGAAAAATGGGGCTACTACCATTGCGATTCAAGTCATCCGATTGCTTTCTACAATGACGGCAACACCGTTGTCACACTTGACAAAGTGGGCAAAATCTATTTCATTAGTGGCGATGCGCATCGTTGCAAACAAGGTGTTAATATGATCTTGGAGGTCATTAATCCAGGGCCGGTTCGCTACTTTCCACCCACCATTGCGAATCCACCAGATGTTACTTACTCCGGAATGGCTCCAGGGCCGTCTCAGTTTGTGAGTTCAGGTGGTCCACCCGAGTCTAGCCCGGGACCTTCTTCATCGGATGCAGTGAGATGCTTTTCGGTTTCTGTTATTGTAGTAGGTATTTTTGTTGGTCTAGGGTTGTCTTTGTTGAATTTTTAGGTGTTTCTAGAGCTTTATGGTTGTTTCTCATGTTTGGACTAGTTTTTGTTATgcattttggatttgatttgttGGATTCATGATTTGGTTTGATTGAAGAGTTTTTAGAGTGTCAATCTTTTGTGGTATTAGTTGAATCTAAATTATAACTGATTGTTactttttgatttatatttttaatctgTTATCGTCCATCATTTCTTTTCGTGATCGAATGTTATTCAAAGTAATTAAgatgtttatgtttgtttgacaaaacactaATTATGCTATGCAACGTTGCATAAACTAGTTTCAGTGTGATCGATGTAATTACTTGAATTGTATAAATGTCAACTATCATAGTTGAATATTATCTATGTAAGAATCAGTCCTTAAGTACTCCATATGAACAGAAAAATGTGTAGCAGTTTGTTTATTTTCTACAAGCATAACAGGCACGAATGTATTTATAGAGTTGAAGATTTTATATACTCTCTATTTCTCATATTGGTGGGCTTTAATAGAGATACTTTTGTTTCACACATATTTGTCATATCAGACGCTAGCAGGCGTAAACGAGTCGAGTTTTTAATGAGATATTCAAGTTGAGCTCGTTTCAGTCGAATTCTTGCAACAACTATTTCAAACTTGATTTTGAGTTTTAAGACAGAAAAACATTGCTTGATTAGCTTTATGAGTCGAGCATAAGAAAGAGCTACTCGACTTGTTCCTTAGCTTGTTTGATTATTTAGAGTCGAGGCAGGCTAGCTATTCAACAGGTATAACTTTCAAGCATACCATAGCGTAAAAGTATTGCAAGTTTGCAACCAAAAGCTAAATAGCTGTTACAAGTGATTTTGATTTAGGTTTAATTAACATGTTTCGCAAGAGTTC
The sequence above is drawn from the Erigeron canadensis isolate Cc75 chromosome 4, C_canadensis_v1, whole genome shotgun sequence genome and encodes:
- the LOC122597681 gene encoding stellacyanin-like; protein product: MASFSPIFFLFLAVFTFTSVVSTEEYQVGGVVGWRIPATNESELYTVWASRRRFHIGDSLRFAYKNDSVVVVEKWGYYHCDSSHPIAFYNDGNTVVTLDKVGKIYFISGDAHRCKQGVNMILEVINPGPVRYFPPTIANPPDVTYSGMAPGPSQFVSSGGPPESSPGPSSSDAVRCFSVSVIVVGIFVGLGLSLLNF